AATATGCTGTAGAGAATATATTCCCCTTGCTTCCTGCTTTTACTTCTGAAATAAAGCCTGCATGGTTGACCGGTCCAAATACTTTTTGGGCAATTGTAGTTCCGACTATATGGAGATTCTGGCCATTATCGATGTTAATGCTTTTAGCCGGACTGCAGAATATTCCTGATTCTCTTTATGAAGCTGCCAGTATCGATGGTGCCTCATCATGGAAGAAGTTTTGGCATATAACTGTACCGATGCTAAAATCCGTATGGGCTATACTCCTTATGTTTGGTATTATTTATAATGTTTATTCATTTAATATTGTAATTATGATGTTTGGTAATGGCGCTGGATTCCCGGGTGAGTGGGGGGATCTAATGATGACGAATATTTTTAGAAACTCTTTTCAGCAGTGGAACTTTGGTAATGGCGCAGCGATATCTATAATGTTTATGGCTTTTATGAGTATCGTTATTTATTATTGGCACAAATTCTATATTTCTTCCGAAGAGATTTATAGATAGAAGCAAGTTTACTATTTATCTAAAATAAAGAGGTTCTAAATGATTAACTCAGTTTCTTTAAAGAAAATAGTGTCACATTACACCATTAATACTATAATGGTTATCTTCCTTGTCGTGAACCTATTTCCGATATTTTGGATGATCTATAATTCCTTTAAAGGTAACACCGAGATCATGTCAGGCAATGTAGGTCTAAAAAAATCTGAGAACACGATAATTTACTTAAATAAAATCAATGGCAATTTATTTGTTGGAAGTTCTGACGGAGCTATTACGAAGATAAATGATAAGTCGAAAAAAATAGATTATTATTCCTTAAAATCATTGGCAACAAATTTTTGGGCTGATAAAGATTCTATATGGGTTGTTTCTTCTGATAAAGGACTTGTACAGTTATCGAATGAGAACCTAGGTGTTATAAAAAGAATCACGCTCCCCAATAAAGCATTACCGACGGTAGAGATGCTAAGAAATAAACCTTTTACAAAAGTTGTGGACGTAGCTCATATCGGACAGATAACGATTACCGGATCAGATCAGAAACTATGGATGGCAGCTGAAGGTGGAGATATCCGAACTGTAATGGAGTACGATAGAGATAGCGGTGCCTTCTCGTTCATTGACATCCCGGATCATTTTAAATTTGACCAAATTAAGTCTCTGCAATACGATAAACATAATAATTTATTATGGATTGGCACGGATGGAGTATTTATCAGGCACGATCTTAAAGATAAAGGTTTTACTTTTCTTACAGTTAACCTTGATTACATGCCTCCGGGTTCTCAAGGAATACGAATACTTTCTCCTAAAGAGGTATTGCTTCAAACAGCAACAGGTCTATACCTCATTGATTCGAAGTCCACTACTATTATTAAGAAATATTTCAAGGAAGATGATATTACCTCGGATCAGGAAATTAATTCATTAGATATATTTAAAGATAATTTTTATGTAGGAACTAATTCAGGATTAATAATTGTTAATAAAGTGAGCGGATTAAAAGAAAATAAGGAAGCACTTTTTTCAAGGATAATTAATGGACAGATACTTGATAAAAATGAAATGGAAGCAAGTGAGCTAAGGTCAACTTATACTGATGGGGCCTCCGTAATAATAGGTGCTAGTTCTGGAAGGGTAAGTGTTTATGATGCGGCAGTTAAAACCGTCATAGAAAAGGTACAATCCAGAGAAGGGCATGTGTTAATGTTCTCTAGCGGATGGAGAAATTATGTTGATATGTGGCCTAATGTAGACTTCTGGAAATATTTAAAGAATTCAGTTGTAATTTGTGGATTTACGATGATTATTGCTATGATTTTGGC
The DNA window shown above is from Candidatus Margulisiibacteriota bacterium and carries:
- a CDS encoding sugar ABC transporter permease, with the protein product MDRYLSAPFVNWGNYYDVLFNPNSPVRIGLGQAVRNTLYYSVFVTIGQLGMGLIVALMLNRDFRGRSVIRTLFLFPWIVPTFVTGLLWGFMWQQDIGIINYLLYDIPLVKALFFNVFHIHDIINIINAIITLLINVLLFPISYTLGLVGVEFKYAVENIFPLLPAFTSEIKPAWLTGPNTFWAIVVPTIWRFWPLSMLMLLAGLQNIPDSLYEAASIDGASSWKKFWHITVPMLKSVWAILLMFGIIYNVYSFNIVIMMFGNGAGFPGEWGDLMMTNIFRNSFQQWNFGNGAAISIMFMAFMSIVIYYWHKFYISSEEIYR